GCGGAACTCGGGTTCGCGCGCGGCGGGATGGTCCTCGTCGACGCGCCGGAGCAGAAACAACTCCTGGAGAAGTTCCACGCCCACGACCCGCGGCTCGTCAGCGGCGGCTCGCTGGCGAACTCGGCGATCGCGTTCTCCCAGCTCGGCGGCAAGGCCGCGTTCATCGGCTGCGTCGGCGACGACCGGTACGGGCTGCACTACGAGCGCGAGTTCTCCCACCTCGGCATCGACATCGGCACCCCCGTCATCGTGGGCGAGACGACCGGCACCTGCGTCTGCGTCATCACGCCGGACGCCGAGCGGACGATGCGGACGTGCCTCGCGGTGTCCAGCCACCTGTCCGCGAAGCACGTGGACGAGGACCGCATCAAGAATTCGGACTGGCTGTTCGTCGAGGGGTACGTGTTCGCCAACCCGGAGACCGGCCAGGGGGCCATCCGCCGGGCGCTCGAACTCGCCAAGAAGCACGGCACGAAAGTCGCCATCACCTGCTCCGACGCCTTCGTGGTCGAAGTCTTCGGCGGCCCGCTGTTCGACGCCCTGAAGCAGGCCGACTTGTTGTTCTGCAACGCGACCGAGGCCCGCGCGGCGACCAAGACGGCGAGCGTGACCGAGGCGTTCGCCGCGCTCAAGTCGCTGGTACCGAACGCGGTCGTGACCGACGGGCCGCACGGCGCGCACGTCCGCTTCGGCGGGACCGAGGTCCACGTCCCATCGGTCGCGTGCGAGCCCAAGGATCTCACCGGCGCCGGGGACATGTTCGCGGGCAGCTTCCTGTACGGGATCACCCACGGCTTCCCGCCAGCGGTCGCGGCCCGCGGCGCCTGCCACCTGTCGTCCAAGGTGATCTCGCAAATTGGCGCCCGGCTGCACCAGGGAGCCCGCGAGACGTGGGACCACGCCGTGGCGTAAGCAATGGCTGCGAAAAGACACAAAAAGCGCGAAAAATACGCAGAACATGAACGACGGGTCCGGTGGGACACGTCCGAAAGAGGTGACACGTGGCACGAGTGCGGACGTTTATTGCCGTCGAGATCGGGGATACCGCCCGGACCGCCGCGATCGCCCTACAAAAAGTCCTCGCGCGGACCGGGGCGTCGGTCAAGTGGGTTGAGTCGAACAGCATGCACGTGACGCTGGTCTTCCTCGGCGAGGTGGACGACCGCGAACTGCCGGCCGTCTTCCGCGCGGTGTCGAAGGCCACGGCCGGCGAGGCCCCGTTCCCGCTACACGTCGCCGGCGTCGGGGCGTTCCCGACCCCGCGGCGGCCCAAGACGCTCTGGGCCGGCATCACCGAGGGAGCCGACCGGCTGAGCCGCCTGCACGAGCGCATCAACACGCACCTCGTCGACCTGGGCGGCTACCGCCGGGAAGAGCGGGCGTACACGCCGCACCTGACGCTCGGCCGGGTCAAGTCCGAGGAAGACGGCAACCTCCTCGCGGCCGAGTTGCCGAAGCACCTGGCCTGGAACGGCGGGCAGACGGTGGTCAGCGAAGTGCTGGTCTTCAGCAGCGAACTCAAGCGCGACGGCCCCGAATATACTGTCCTCGGCCGCGCCGAACTCCTCGGCGATCCAGAGGAGTGAGCACCCCCAGCCTCGTAGGGGCCTCTCTCGTGCGGTAAAATCTCTTCCATCAGGTCCACCACGCCGGACTACCGAGGAGGGAATGATGCCGTCCCCATTCCCCGGAATGGACCCGTACCTGGAAGACCCGGGGTTGTGGGCGGACGTGCATCTCGGATTGATCTGTACCTGCCGCGAATTGCTGAATCGTCACCTCCTGCCGAAATACGTCGGGCGACTTCAGGAGCGCGACTACGTCGAGTACGAAGACGATCCGGCGCGAGTGGAGTTGGTCGTTCCCGACCGCAAGACGACCGGAAAACATCAAACGACACCGGACATCGTGGCCGAACCAGTCGGAGTGATCTTTGAAAACAACCTGGAGCGACGAGAATCGTGGATCGAGGTACTTGCCGTCGACACACGCGATGTCGTGTCGGTCATTGAAATCTTGAGCCCGAGTAACAAGGTCAAGGGGGCCGCCGGCCGGGAAAGCTTTCTCCAGAAGCGGCGCGAAATCCTGTCGTCCAACACGCACTGGATCGAGATCGACCTCCTGCGGACCGGCGAGCGACAGCCGTTCGACGAACACATACCCGACCACGAGTATGTCGCGAGTGTCGTCCCTGCCGGTCAACGACCGACGGGGCTCGCGTGGCCGATCCGGCTGACGCAACGGCTGCCCGTGGTCGGCATCCCCCTCCGCAAGCCGGACGCCGACGCGCCGCTCGATCTCCAGGCCGCGCTGACCTTGGCCTACGACCGAGCCGCCTATGACATGACCGTGGACTACACGCGGCCCCCGAAGGTGCCGCTGTCGCCGGACCTCGCCGCGTGGGCCGACCAGTTACTCAGGGAGAAAGGCTTGCGGAAAGGGGTGGATGGGTAGCGGTAGATCATGTTGCCGCCACCCTGGCCGCCTACGGTCAATCCCCGTCGATCAGCCGCGCCGAATAGTCCCCCGCCCCGCGTTGCGGCGCGACCCAGATCGTGTATCGCCCCGACTTGGGCAGCTTGATCGCCATCAGACTGCCCGTGGCGGCGTTGCCTTTGTTTTCGCCCGCCAGCGGCACCCCGTCAGGGCTGCGGAGGCTCACGGCCGGCTCGAACACAGCCGAGCGCACGCTGAGAAAGACTGTCTGCCCTTCCTTGCCCTCAAAGGCCCAGAAGTCCACGCTGCCAGGTTGAATGGTGCCCTGGCCGCGGCCGCCCACCTGCAACTCCTTGAGCTTCGTTTCCTTCAACGCCAGGCGGAAATCGCCGCCGCCGCCGTCACCGAGCGAGGCGACTTGCAAGCGGTACAGACCCTCGGTCACGACCATGTGGGAAATGTGCCCCTCCAGGGCGTCGCCGTCGTCGCCGCTGTTGGCTACCTGGTTACCCTGGGAGTCGAAGAGGCGGAGGACCGGGACGAACGTTCGCGAGGCGAGGGAGGCCCGGAAGAGTTGCCCGGGAGTCGCCTTGAACGTGTAAAACGCGGTGCCGTTCACGGGCAGGGTGCCGTCGACCTCCTTGCCTTGCGCGATCGGTTCGCTCGGGTCGCGAATCGTGAGCTTGTACGTGACAGCCGTTTGCGCCAGGAGTTGCAACTGATACCGGCCGTCGGCGCCGAAAACCGGCGCGTACCGGACTCGGCCGCTCCGACTGGCGACCGGCAGGAACGTGAGTTCGGGGCGAGAACCCGACGTGGCAATCCTTTGTTCCTGAGACTTGTGGGCGGGCGCGGGGATTAGCCGCGACAGCACCTCGCCCTTCTTCTCGATCTCGATGACCCGGAACGCTCCCGGCTTTTCCGGAAAGCTCCAGACGGCCAACTCGCCGGGTTGAAGTGTGCCCGCCTGCTCCTTGCCCTCGGTCAGGTCGAACCGCCGGGCTTCGCGGATCAGGAGGTCGTAGGAGTAATCCCGGGGGCCGGAAACGATCAGGCAGCACTCGCCGTCGTCCTCGATGTGGACGGTGCCGCCCCAGTCGCGGATCTCGCGCCCTTTGAAATCGAGCACTTTCCACGCTTCGGGCGCCACCCCTTTTAGGTCCGGGACGAGGATCTGGTCCTTCGCGCCCGGGAAGTAGTGGTAGCTCTTGCCCTCGCGGTCGAAGGTGGCGACCGTTGGCTTACCGACCGCCAGCGGCCTGGCCCGGAAGCGCTGGACCTGGAGCGTGTAATTCCCGCCGCCTTGGTATTTGAAAGCGTGGACGCGGATTTCGTATTTGGCTGTCTCGGGCAGCCGGAATGAGAACCGGCTCTCGTTGCCGGGGTCGTCCACTTCCTGGAGGAGCTTGCCTTCTTTCTCTCCCACCTTGGCCAGTTCCAGGATCGGGTCGAACTCCCGGCTCGCGACGTGGGCGATGATCGTTTCGCCCTTCTCGCCCTCGAAGATCCAACGATCGAGCTGGTTGTGCGTCAGAAACTTGCTGTGGCTCCCGGGGCCGCCCAGATCCCGCACCGACTCCTGGGCGCGGGCGGGCACGGCGAACAACGCGAGAACGACCGATAGCGACCAGAGTTTCGCGGTCATGACTGCCTTCCTGGTTTTCGGGCGAGCGGGTTTTCGGGATGTGATCGTGTTATCCAACAAGATATCGTGCCGCAGTCGTGTTAATCGCTCAGGCGGCCGGCCCGGAAGCCGTAACCCGGGCGGGGAATCGTCTCGACGAGGCCGAACCGGTCCCAAAGACGGCGCAAGATTTCGCTCCGCCCCGCGTCTCCCACGACAAGATCGAGGGTCTGCAAATCCCGGAGGTAAGGCGATTGCGTCAAAGCACGCACCCCGGAAACGTCAATCGAATTACCAGAGAGATCCAGGTATCGGAGTGAAGCTGCCGTCGGCCAATTGGCAATGGCTTCGGCCGCGACCCGCGTTAACTCCAGGCCCGCTAACTCCAGGTGTCGCAGATACGGAACCCGCGCCGATTCGGTCAGTGCGATCACCACCGCGTCGCCGGGCCGGTTGCCATCCAAGTTTAGCCGCGTCAGTTTGGCGAACGTGCTAGGACCGAACATCGCTCGTATTCCCTCCGGCCCGATTCTGTTAGACGCGAGCCCGAGTTCTTCCACCCGTTCGGCAAACGGCAAAGAGGCGAACAGACTCGCGGCGCGGTCGCCAATGCTTCCGCCTTCTACATCCAGACGGATCAAATGCGGTAGGACGTTCGGCGAGGTCATGATTTCGAGATCACGGGTTTCGATTCCTGAGTAAGCCCAGCGGAGCGTCTCCAGATTACAGGCGTGGGGTGAACTAATCAGGGTCGCGATACTCGCGTGATGCCAGTTGAGTTCGAGCCTGCCGATTCGTTTGAATAAAGCGTTAGTAAAGAGTGTGTCGAGCCCATCCGTGGGTCGGACGAACAGTTCCCACAATGGAGCCTGATCCAAGATGCCAACGTAATTCTTAAATAGCTTGTGTGAGGTGAGTCTCCGATATGGTGGGGCGACGAAGCCGCGACAGAATGGGCTGCCGCGGATGTAATCGGATAGCCCGCGCCGGAACGCTTTGCGGTGACGGTGCCACAGGTCGCGTTCCCGCCGTATAAGTCGGTCGCGCCCGGGGTCATCCGCGGGCATCTTCGCGAGTTCGCACTGCACGCGGATGAACTCGGCCCGTGCGACACGGACCGGCTCCCCGGCTTCCTCCAGCCAGTCGGCGTACACGAGCCGCGGCAGGTCGTCGTGAGGGTGTTCCCAGATCGCCGCGAGCAACGATTCTTCGTTGGACATACGCCCTTCGATTACGCCACCCGCATCGATTCGGCCACCCAACCCGCGAGCGAGTAGGTAGGCGTCACCAGCCTACGAGCGGCCCCTCCCGGCCGGCCATTGGCTCAATCTTAATGGACAGTGGCTCGACCCAGTGCTTGTGGTCCGCATTGTAGTAGAGGTAAGCGCGGCTCGCCGGGCCGCGGAATCTGCCGGGCACGTCGCATACGAGGTCGACCGTCAGGGCGATTTTCTGCTCCGGGGCGAGTTCCCGCCAGTACAAGATCAACTCGCGGCCGCGGATCTCGAAGTAGCTGATCTGCTGCTTCTCCCGCAGGTCCGTGAGTTGCTTCATGTCGGTCGGTACCTTCAGCCCGGCCGGCAGGCCCACGACGGCCACCGCCATCCCCTGGCCTTGCCTCTGGCTGTTTTCTAGCGTCACGCTCAGCGGCACCGTGTCGCCTTCGCGGGCGTCCGCTCGGGCCAGTTTTGTCCCGATCCTGACGGCACACTGCTCGGCGCTGAGCGGTGTGAGGGTCGTGTACGAATAGCTCAGGGCGAACGGGTACGGCTGGCGGGCGTCGGTCGTGATCTCCACCTCGGTCCGCTCGCCCGGCTGGAAGGCGGCCTCCGGGTTGGGGATGTCGAGGGTGATCGTTTCGCCGTCCTTCTCGTCGAACTTCTTCACCCCGACCGACCGGCCGCCGACCAGAACCACGAACACGCCGCTTTCGGCCGGGTGGGCCGACTTCTTCGCGTGCAGGCTCAGGGCCTTCAGCGCCAGGATCGTCGACTGTGTCGAGCCGTAGCCGCCGTAGCCGCCGCGTTGCTGGCTGAGCCACTTCGTCGCGCTCTTGATGGTCGGGGCGTACGTCGGGTCGTTTGCCCGGAGCCAGCCGAGGAGGGCGAGCGCGGTCGTTTCGATCGCCAGGGCGCGGCCGCCGGACCGGGTGATACTCGTCACGGCTCCGGTCACTTCGCCATCCTTGAAGTGCTTGGTTCGCAGTCGGTCGAGCAGACGGTGGGCCGTCTCACGGTCGCCACGGAGGAGCAGGACGTTTGCGGTCAACGCCACGAAGTAGGCGTCTTTGCCGGCGACGGAATTCTCGTCCAGGGCCGCGGTCTTTAGCGCGGCGATCTCGGTTTTCAGATCGAGTCGTTCGGCGTCCTCCGGGTCGCTCTCGACCAGGGCCCAAACGATGTAGGCGTCGGTCGTGTGCTTCGGGGCGCCGCCGAAGCCGTCGAGCGCCCGGGCGTTCCGCCGGAAGCCGCCCGCACCGTCCCGGCGGGAGAGCAGGAACGCCTGCGTCCGCCGAATCAATTCCGGGTCGACCGGGTGGACGCGGGCCATGTCTTTGAATTGCAGTAGGCCGTAAGCCGTGAGCGCCTCGTGGGCCATGTCCGCCGAGCCGAACCACTCGAAGCCCTGCTTCCGCCGCAAGGGCGTGTCCGGGCATTCGTAGTTCGTCAGCCGGGCGTACCCCTGGTCGAGGAGTTGCTTCGCCCGCCGGGCCACCTGGGGGTTCGACTGGTTCGTCTGGTTCAGGTAGTCGAGGATCATCGTGTTGGGGTAGTTCGCCGTCGACGTCTGCTCGAAGCAGCCGTGCGGCTCGCGGAGCATGCCTTCGAGCCCGTTCAGCAGGTCGCTCATCGTCGACGTGTAAACCTCCAGCTTGACGGCGAGGCTGCCGGGCACCACGTCCTTCGGCAGCGTGATCGTGCCGCGGGCGCGGGATTCGATCGTGTCGCTGATCGAGCCGACGCCGGGGAACCCGTCGGGGACGATGCGCGTCGTCCGGAGGATCGCGTCCGTATCGCCCGATGCGTTCGTTGCCCGGACCAGAACGCTCGCGTCGCCCTGGAGTTTGTTGGCTTTCAGGCTGAAAGTCTGGCGGGTCTTCCCGTTCGCCGCGAGGGTGGTTGAGGCGGTCAGACTGCCTTCACTCCGGAGACCGGTCGGGGTCAGCGCGATCGTGAGGGCTTGTGGGTCGTCGCTGTCGTTGGTGATGCGGACCGGCATCTCGACGATATCCGTGTGAGACATTTCCAGCGGCAGCTTCGGATCGACGCTGAACGGCTTCCGCGCCTCGATCACCGCGGTAGTCGCCCCAATGCGGCCGTCCGTGGTGTGGCCGGCGACGAGCACCTGATACCGCGCGATGTCGTCCGAAAGCTGGAACTCGACGGCGGCCTTACCGGAGGCGGGCAGGACCAGAACCGGGTGCCAGTAGACCGTTTCCGTGAAGTCGCTACGGACGCTGCCGAGGGCCGGGTCGCGCTGGTGGGCGTACTCGCGGAGGACAGAGGGCGGGACCAGTGTGCCGACGCCCGCGGGCTGGTGTTTACGAAGCGCCGCCGCGATCTGCGACTGCTCACGAGACCTGTCAGGGAGCGGGCTGGCGGCGGCAGGCTTGCGAGGGGCTTGGGCGTTCTCGACCGGGCTCGGCTGTTGTCCCGCAAGTGCTTGAGGCTGTTGTCCCCCTTGTACTTGCGGGTCCCCTTGTTGTCCCGCAAGTACTCGAGGCCCTTGTAGTACTTGAGTAGGATTTAAGACCCCTGGCCGGGGCGCGGGGAGGTGCGCGGCTGCCTCGTCCCTCGTTGGCGGCGCGGCTGGGTCCATTGCCGCTCCGGGTCTTATCGCGGAGCCGACTGCTTCGAAGGCCATCGATGGTGCCTCATGCGACGCGAAGAATACGGTCGACATCGCGGTCAAAACCACGAGTAGCGCCAGGACTCCGAGACCGGCCCACGTACACCCCGTCTTCAGATTGGCCGCATGCCTGGCCTTGTCCTCCGAATCGGTCGCGGTCAAGTAGTCTTTAGCCGAGAAGAATAGCCAGCTGACGAATACCATCGCCAGGCCAACAAATGTCAGAACAAACGGCATTTTCTCGAACCAGGATTTGTATCCTCGGAGTTCGGTCGCGACCGCCGTCTGCGCTCTCTCGGCCACGTCGATGGCAACCTGCGCCGCCGCAACGGCTGCGTTGCTGGTTTCCTTGGACGCGGACAAGCGACGGTCGGCGTCGTCCGCCTGAAGTGCGGCCGTTTCCATCTTCGGGCGGAACTCGGACGACAGTCGCTGTTCTTCGAGCTTGGCCAGTTCGACCGGGGCCGACGTCTGCTGCCCGTGAGCCGTGAGCATCTGGACGACCTCGGTCCGGTCGGCCGGGTCGGTCGACGTGCCGGTCTGTTCGGCGAACCGCCGCCACCCCTGGGTGCCGAGTAACAGATCCAGGGCGACGCCTGCCTTCGGGTGGTCGGTCAGCAGGAAGTCGGCGTGTTCGAGGTCGGCCGGCTTGGCCACGTCGCCAGCGAGGAGGAAGTGCGTCGGCATGAGCCGGTCGGTCTTGTTGTCCGCCATCGCGACGACGCTCCGGTTCACCACCCCGACGAGCAGCACCGCGGGTGTGGGAGCCTGACGCTCGTTCGTGGCCGAGAGTTCCAACCGGACCTTCCCGCCCGGCAGGTAGCGCATTTTGTCCGGGGTCACGCCGAGCGTGAGTTGTTCGCCCGGGACGCGGTAAACGAGCCGCTCGGCCCGCGGGGCCAGGATCGGCCGGGTGGCGTCTTCGCCCGGTATTTCCTCGAACACAGTCACGCGGGTGACGCCGCCGGCCGTGTCGTCGCCCTGGAGCGCGACATCGACCGGCTTACTTCCTTCGACTTTGAGCTTCCGCTGGGCGATGAGTCGGCCGCGGGCGTAAGCCCCGACGTGGAGCGTCTTCGGCCCTCGGGCCGTCTGGAGCCGGACACGGATCGGGTCGCCGCGACCGGTCACGGCGTCCAGGGCCGTCAGGGCGATGCCGTCCGCCTTCACGGCAGGCAGCGCGTAGCCGTCCTTCGTCGGCGGGCTAATGCCGGCGGGGGAGGTGAGCTTGAGGAAGTAGGTCGTGCCGGCCCGCGGCGTCAGGGTGAAGACGCCCTGGCCGCGGTTCACGCCCGCTTGCTCGGCGTCCGTGAGAGTCGCGACTTCGGCGACCGTGTTGGTACCGTCCGTGATCGTGCCCCGCAGGTCGGCCGGCTTGCCGAGCGGCGTGCGAACCTGGAAGTAGACGCGGCCCGGCACCCCTGCGATCATCTCGCCGCCCTCGGGGAAGAACGCGACGGAGAGCGTTTTCGTCACCAGCGGGATCGGGCGAACGATTGCCTCGGCGTCCGACCCGTCTTGAATGTTGACGCTGAACGTCGCGGTAGGCACCGTGCCGTGCGGGGCGGCGTCGAACAGGTCGGCCGGGAGCTTGAAGCGCAGGTTCAAGACCGCCTTGGTCCCGGTCGCGTCGGAGGCGATCGTGAATCGCGCGCCCGTCTGGGCGTAAAACTGGCGGCCGTCGACGTTGGCGACCACGTTCGCTCGGGCGTCCTTCATCGGGCCGCCGGCCGTCCGCGAAACCTCGACGCGGGCCTGGACGACATCGCCCGGGCCGTAAGACTGGCCGTCGAATTCGAGCTTCTTTTCGAACGTGTCCGGCACGTATCGGTTGACGATGAACTTGCGGGTTTCGAGAACGACTTCCCCGCCGTTGGGTTCGACCTCGGTCACGTCGAGCTTGTATTCGCCGCCCGGCGCGTCCGCTGGCAAAACGTGCTCGCCGACGCCGATGCCGCGGACCGGCTTGCGGTCCGGCCCGAGGACGGGCTTGCGATCGCTCAGCAACCGGCAGTTGCTCTCGCCGAGGGGGACGACCGCGTTGCCTGGATCGCGAAGGCGGAACCGGAGGTGCAGGTCGTAGTCCGGCGGCCGGAGGCTCGACCGGTCGAGCGTGAGCGACCGAAAGCGGACCGTTTCGCCCGGTTGATAGAGTGGTTTGTCGGTTGCGAGGTGGGTGACGTAGACCGGCCGGGCGAGGGGGATTCGCTCGGTCAACAAGCTCGGGCCGTCGTCCGCCGAGGTACTGACTTCGAGGTACAGGTCGGAGCCTGGCTTCACCTTGTCCCAGAACGACGCCGGCAATTCGAGGGACGCCGCCCCGACGGGCTGATTATGCTCCTGCCGCAGTAGCGTGATGTCCTTGTCGTCCTTGACGACGACTTCCATCCGCTTCGGTCGGGCGACGGCTCCGTGTCGGAGGGTTTCGATCTGCCACTTGTTGGGCGCCCCGGGCTCGATCCGGGTCGGCCCGGTCAGGCGCACGTGGAACGCCCGTTCCGCCGGGACGGCTGCGACCGCGGCTCGGAGCGCGGCCTGGTATTCCCGCGACACCTTCTCTTCAGTGGCGACGGCTGCGTCCAGTTCTCGCCGCGGCCCCTGCTGGGCCGCTGCTTGTTCCGCCTGTGTCTTCGCCAGGTTCTGCCGACTCACTTCGACGGTACGCTGGCTCTTGTCGAACCTGTAAGAGACGACTGCCCATTCCACGAGTTGGACACCGACCAGCAGGCTCAGAACGAGCAGCGGTGTCGCGACGATCCAGAGAATGCGCATTCGTCGGCTCCTGGTCGGCATGCGCTTATCGCTCGCGAGTTCGGACGGTACGGTCACCGTGTTCCGGGTCGCCGTGCTTTCCGCGGGTGGTGGTGCCGGATTGTTCATGGGTTGATCCGCCGGCAGTGACCGCTCGGGCAGACCGGCGATGGTGCCGATCAGATCGGCGTGGAAACTCATGTACCGGACGTAATGCCGTTCGGCTTCGGGCTGAGTCAGGACGAGTTCTTCCAGCCGGGCGAGCTGGTCGGCTGTGATCGTCTCTTCGCACAGTGCGTCCAGCAGCGGCTGCAATTCGGCGGCGACGTTGGGTTCGGGGGTCACGGGCAGCCCTCCCGGGCGAGCAGAGTTTGGGCGCATTCGAACAGCGACTGGCGGAGCTTCGCGAGTGCCTTGTAAACGGCGTCCACCGACCGCCCGACCTGTTCCGACGTGGACTGGGTCGTGGCCCCCTCGGCGAATCGGTGGGTCAGGAGTTCGCGGGATTGCGGGGTGAGCTTCTCGACGCAGGCGTTGAGGGCTTCGCGGCGGGCTTCCAGTTGCGCGGCCAGCGTCGGTTCGGCGGCCGCCGCGGCCACCTTGTCGAGGAAGAGTTGACTCAGCCGGGCCTGCGACCGCCGGGTTTTCTTGTGGAAATCGAGAACTTTGTGGTACGCGACCTTCCGGGCCCACGCGAGGAAGTCGGTCGGCGGGCAGGCGACGTCGAACTTGTCCCACAGGACCAGGCTGGTTTCCTGGAGCACGTCGTCCGCGTCGGCCCGGCGTGGGAGGAGCGTGTAGATGTACGCGTACAATGGGCGTTCGTTTCGCAGGAAGAGCGGCAGGAAGAGGACGCTCTTGTCCGGCGGGCGGGCGGCGGGGGCGGTGGGCGAGGCCGCCGGGTCAGCCCCGATGTCGGTATCCACGGGCATGGATCGCAACGCCTGGAAAGAAGAGGGCGACCTTCGGCCGGCTCCGGCTCCGGCCCGGTCCGGGTCGATTACCTACTTAGTTGACGCCGGCCGACGAATTGGAAGGGGAAAAGGACAAATCTTGGGAAAGAACTCTCGCCCGACGGCAGGCACGCGATCTGCGTGCCGTCACTTCCCACAGCAACCCCGGCACGCAATAGCGTGCCCGACACCCGACCTGTCACCCGTCCGTTCGATGAACTACTTACCGCAAAAAAGCCTATCCTCCAGTCGGGTTCGAACAGGTGCCGGGTTCGGCGCGCCACCACTCTGGGGGTGGGGACTGGTCGCCCTCAATCAGAAATTTCTCCATGGCATCAAGGTACGGTTGCCCCGGCCCACTGCCGTGCATGAGCCACCCGAACGCGGTGAACCCCTGGGCGTAGGCCCGGGCATACAGTTCAGCCGCCTTGGCTTTTCGCTCCTCCCATGTACCGCCCCCGTACCCGCCGACGTATAACGTGGCGAGGTTGAACGATGCCGGTCCGATACCAGCCGCGGACGCCGCCTGCAAATACCACCCGGCTTGTTCCCGGTCGGCCGCCGCCGTGGCTGCGTCGGTAGCCGAACCGGCGGCCGCGTCGAGTTGTTCCAGGCTCTCGAATCGATGCAGGCCGCACTGCATCAAAGAGCCAACGTGGCCTTGCGCCTCGGCGTCCCCGATCTCGGCTAGTGGTAGCCACAATCGGTACACCTCGGCGAACCGATTGGCCTCCATCGCCGCGACGGCAGCTGCCCGCCGGTCTTCCGAAGCGTTTTCCACTCTACCCCCGTTGATCAAAGGAATCGTTTACCCGTGGTCCGAGTCAAGCGGGGTCTCAGGTTCGTCGCCTGTGTGCGACATGTGGGCTAGCACCTCCCAGTCCGGCGGCAACCATCCTAGTTGCCGGGCTTCCGCGAGCGAAACGAACCCCAATTCGGACAGACGCTCGAACGCCCGCCGCCAGCTGTCCGGATTGCGGCGGAACTTGGCGATCATGATAAACCCCGACCCCAGCATCATGCTCCCGGGCGGCGGCTCGGGCCCTTCGGTTGGGAAGAAGAACCAACAGATGTCGTCTCTACTCAGGCAAAACGTGGTGAACCACGGCTGCCCCTCGAACAGCTTCACGAATACCAGCGTTTCGCCAACAGCAGGCTTTTCCATCCGCGTGCCTCCGGCGAACAAAGCCCTAGCACGGGCGGTGTGGAGAAAAAGGTTCCTGCTGTCGCCGCACGTCAGGCGCGCAAACTCCGCCACGCCAACAGGACACCAATTGTGCCCAACACAAGTAAAACCGCAACCACGTAAT
The Fimbriiglobus ruber genome window above contains:
- a CDS encoding adenosine kinase is translated as MKPYQLCGLGNAIVDIFLELSDAEFAELGFARGGMVLVDAPEQKQLLEKFHAHDPRLVSGGSLANSAIAFSQLGGKAAFIGCVGDDRYGLHYEREFSHLGIDIGTPVIVGETTGTCVCVITPDAERTMRTCLAVSSHLSAKHVDEDRIKNSDWLFVEGYVFANPETGQGAIRRALELAKKHGTKVAITCSDAFVVEVFGGPLFDALKQADLLFCNATEARAATKTASVTEAFAALKSLVPNAVVTDGPHGAHVRFGGTEVHVPSVACEPKDLTGAGDMFAGSFLYGITHGFPPAVAARGACHLSSKVISQIGARLHQGARETWDHAVA
- a CDS encoding DUF4058 family protein, encoding MMPSPFPGMDPYLEDPGLWADVHLGLICTCRELLNRHLLPKYVGRLQERDYVEYEDDPARVELVVPDRKTTGKHQTTPDIVAEPVGVIFENNLERRESWIEVLAVDTRDVVSVIEILSPSNKVKGAAGRESFLQKRREILSSNTHWIEIDLLRTGERQPFDEHIPDHEYVASVVPAGQRPTGLAWPIRLTQRLPVVGIPLRKPDADAPLDLQAALTLAYDRAAYDMTVDYTRPPKVPLSPDLAAWADQLLREKGLRKGVDG
- the thpR gene encoding RNA 2',3'-cyclic phosphodiesterase — encoded protein: MARVRTFIAVEIGDTARTAAIALQKVLARTGASVKWVESNSMHVTLVFLGEVDDRELPAVFRAVSKATAGEAPFPLHVAGVGAFPTPRRPKTLWAGITEGADRLSRLHERINTHLVDLGGYRREERAYTPHLTLGRVKSEEDGNLLAAELPKHLAWNGGQTVVSEVLVFSSELKRDGPEYTVLGRAELLGDPEE
- a CDS encoding TIGR02996 domain-containing protein — encoded protein: MSNEESLLAAIWEHPHDDLPRLVYADWLEEAGEPVRVARAEFIRVQCELAKMPADDPGRDRLIRRERDLWHRHRKAFRRGLSDYIRGSPFCRGFVAPPYRRLTSHKLFKNYVGILDQAPLWELFVRPTDGLDTLFTNALFKRIGRLELNWHHASIATLISSPHACNLETLRWAYSGIETRDLEIMTSPNVLPHLIRLDVEGGSIGDRAASLFASLPFAERVEELGLASNRIGPEGIRAMFGPSTFAKLTRLNLDGNRPGDAVVIALTESARVPYLRHLELAGLELTRVAAEAIANWPTAASLRYLDLSGNSIDVSGVRALTQSPYLRDLQTLDLVVGDAGRSEILRRLWDRFGLVETIPRPGYGFRAGRLSD